A part of Kitasatospora acidiphila genomic DNA contains:
- a CDS encoding phosphotransferase family protein — protein sequence MSAWRSECRCCRRSTVETRCPGRPLDYASTGSTDAAAAVRAGVTLRRIHDVAVTGFGRIDPANGGGQYASCRDWLRAATTIEPPPTLPSDTVALLGRAYRTLHLGARLMSRTPARLLHGDLVARHVFSEGQEITGVIDLESVRGGAPVADLAGFSLQEPLEMSAALFAGYFEDDKPVKALMPLALCRLRIAVSLLNYHALCNDTALVELRTAQIAAELDDMSSGDLSLLPRITSNL from the coding sequence GTGTCAGCGTGGCGGTCGGAATGCCGTTGCTGTCGAAGGTCAACCGTGGAGACCCGCTGCCCTGGCCGCCCTCTCGACTACGCCAGCACCGGGAGTACCGACGCTGCGGCAGCCGTGCGCGCCGGCGTCACCCTGCGCCGGATTCACGACGTCGCCGTCACGGGTTTCGGGCGCATCGACCCTGCGAACGGCGGGGGCCAGTACGCCAGTTGTCGCGACTGGCTGCGGGCCGCCACGACCATCGAGCCTCCACCGACGCTGCCCAGCGACACCGTCGCACTGCTCGGGCGTGCCTACCGAACGCTGCACCTGGGCGCCAGGCTCATGTCGCGCACACCGGCGCGGCTGCTGCACGGCGACCTCGTGGCCCGGCACGTGTTCAGCGAGGGGCAGGAGATCACCGGCGTCATCGACCTGGAGAGCGTACGCGGTGGTGCCCCGGTCGCCGACCTCGCCGGATTCTCCCTTCAGGAACCGCTGGAGATGTCGGCAGCCTTGTTCGCGGGCTACTTCGAGGATGACAAGCCGGTGAAGGCCCTCATGCCGCTGGCGCTGTGCCGCCTGCGAATTGCCGTCTCCCTCCTGAACTACCACGCCTTGTGCAACGACACCGCGCTGGTCGAGCTGCGGACCGCGCAGATCGCCGCGGAACTGGACGACATGTCCAGCGGTGACCTCTCCCTTCTGCCGCGCATCACCTCAAACCTCTGA
- a CDS encoding ricin-type beta-trefoil lectin domain protein, whose protein sequence is MTFDSNGIPTATLTPPTNTPLVSAVVGSNNSTLCADDGGGISDGATVRLWQCNSTPAQAVTYGADNTLHFVGKCLDVTKAGTAAGTKVQLWTCNGSPAQQWVPGTSAGSLQNPNSGMCLDDPQGSTDGTAQLQIWACNSTSSQNWASGTALPTPQTILNIGLNSTTFPSVITPGDVNGDGNPDLYAVNNLQQVYEYPGVAPNGSTPRLGNPVTLGLLGANVNPTLTGGSILRPGDTAYSGHTRLVMQPDGNLVLYSLKTGQSLWSTKTYNNPGAWATMQTDGNLVVYKPLTDANGNPTYPTPGTAANTLWSSATPGNSGAKAVVQDDCNFVI, encoded by the coding sequence TTGACCTTCGACAGCAACGGCATTCCGACCGCCACGCTGACACCGCCCACCAACACCCCTCTGGTCTCCGCCGTGGTCGGCAGCAACAACAGCACGCTGTGCGCCGATGACGGCGGCGGCATCAGCGACGGCGCGACCGTCCGCCTGTGGCAGTGCAACAGCACTCCCGCCCAGGCCGTCACATACGGAGCCGACAACACCCTTCACTTCGTGGGCAAGTGCCTGGACGTCACCAAGGCCGGCACTGCGGCGGGCACCAAAGTCCAGCTGTGGACGTGCAACGGCAGCCCCGCCCAGCAGTGGGTCCCCGGCACCAGCGCCGGATCGTTGCAGAACCCGAACTCCGGCATGTGCCTGGATGACCCCCAGGGCAGCACCGACGGCACCGCCCAACTGCAGATCTGGGCCTGCAACAGCACCAGCTCTCAGAACTGGGCGTCCGGCACTGCCCTGCCCACTCCGCAGACCATCCTCAACATCGGCCTCAACAGCACCACCTTTCCAAGCGTGATCACGCCCGGTGACGTGAACGGCGACGGCAACCCCGACCTCTACGCCGTCAACAACCTTCAGCAGGTCTACGAATACCCAGGCGTCGCACCGAACGGCAGCACACCCCGGCTCGGCAACCCCGTCACGCTCGGACTCCTCGGCGCCAACGTCAACCCCACCCTCACCGGCGGCAGCATCCTGCGCCCGGGCGACACCGCCTACTCGGGACACACGCGCCTGGTCATGCAACCGGACGGGAACCTCGTCCTCTACTCCCTGAAAACCGGCCAATCCCTGTGGTCCACCAAGACCTACAACAACCCCGGTGCCTGGGCCACCATGCAAACCGACGGCAACCTCGTCGTCTACAAGCCCCTGACCGACGCCAACGGCAACCCCACCTACCCCACTCCCGGCACCGCGGCGAACACCCTGTGGAGCAGCGCCACCCCGGGCAACTCGGGCGCCAAGGCCGTCGTCCAGGACGACTGCAACTTCGTCATCTAA